The proteins below come from a single Treponema phagedenis genomic window:
- a CDS encoding ABC transporter permease codes for MTTQPTVEAEKPQRFDRKLWTPAFFIAVVVIIALGVASLFTGVYDIHGQKDGWQMFFITRVPRTISLMLTGAAMAMSGIVMQLLTQNKFVEPTTTGTIEWAGLGLIFVYVTIPGPTLMQRMTGAIIFSFVGTMIFFLFLRKVRLRSSLIVPIIGIMLGAVVSALSTFIGLVFSMTQSLEVWFAGSFASVQRGRYEYLWIIIAITVVVFIFADRLTVAGLGEDIATNLGLNYNRIILFGTVLISLAVGIVAAVIGHLPFLGLVVPNIVSMFRGDDLRSNLPWVCVLGMGTITLCDIIARTIIMPFEVPVSLILGTIGAAVFIGLLLKQRRRKIKR; via the coding sequence ATGACTACACAACCAACCGTTGAGGCAGAAAAGCCTCAACGGTTTGACCGAAAACTATGGACTCCTGCTTTTTTTATCGCAGTTGTAGTGATAATTGCTTTGGGAGTAGCTTCTCTTTTTACCGGTGTCTACGATATACACGGACAAAAAGACGGCTGGCAAATGTTTTTTATTACACGTGTACCCAGAACAATTTCGCTCATGTTGACAGGAGCTGCGATGGCAATGTCCGGTATTGTAATGCAGCTTTTAACTCAAAACAAATTTGTTGAACCGACAACAACCGGCACCATCGAATGGGCAGGACTCGGACTCATCTTTGTTTATGTAACAATTCCGGGACCGACTTTAATGCAGCGAATGACAGGCGCAATAATTTTTTCGTTTGTCGGAACAATGATTTTCTTTTTGTTTTTGCGGAAGGTGCGTCTGCGCTCTTCGCTCATTGTGCCTATAATCGGCATTATGCTTGGAGCAGTTGTTTCGGCTCTGTCAACATTTATCGGTCTTGTTTTTTCCATGACTCAATCGTTGGAAGTATGGTTTGCCGGCTCCTTTGCTTCGGTGCAGCGGGGACGCTACGAGTACTTATGGATAATTATTGCAATTACCGTTGTTGTTTTTATTTTTGCCGATAGATTAACAGTTGCAGGTTTAGGTGAAGACATTGCGACAAACCTCGGATTAAATTATAACCGAATTATTTTATTCGGCACTGTTCTTATTTCTCTTGCAGTAGGAATAGTTGCCGCAGTTATCGGGCACCTGCCATTTCTGGGACTTGTAGTACCGAATATTGTATCAATGTTCCGCGGTGATGATCTACGTTCAAACCTTCCTTGGGTTTGCGTGTTGGGAATGGGAACTATCACCCTTTGCGATATTATTGCGCGCACAATTATTATGCCCTTTGAAGTACCCGTATCTCTTATTTTGGGAACAATAGGAGCTGCGGTTTTTAT